Proteins from a single region of Sinorhizobium alkalisoli:
- the dksA gene encoding RNA polymerase-binding protein DksA, with protein sequence MSEKIDLSTYVLSEDEEFMNANHRAYFRAKLNAWKNDILREARETLDHLAEESANHPDLADRASSETDRAIELRARDRQRKLIAKIDAALQRLDEGTYGYCEETGEPIGLKRLDARPIATLSIEAQERHERREKVYRDE encoded by the coding sequence TTGAGTGAGAAGATCGATCTTAGTACCTATGTCCTCTCCGAGGACGAGGAATTCATGAATGCCAATCACCGGGCATATTTTCGCGCGAAGCTGAATGCCTGGAAAAACGATATCCTTAGAGAAGCCCGCGAGACGCTGGACCATTTGGCAGAGGAAAGCGCCAACCATCCGGATCTCGCAGACCGCGCCTCCTCCGAAACAGACCGGGCCATCGAGTTGCGCGCCCGCGACCGCCAGCGGAAGCTTATTGCCAAGATCGACGCGGCGTTGCAGCGTCTGGACGAGGGCACCTATGGCTATTGCGAGGAGACTGGTGAGCCGATCGGCCTGAAGCGGCTGGATGCGAGGCCGATCGCAACGCTTTCGATCGAGGCGCAGGAGCGCCACGAGCGACGCGAGAAAGTCTATCGCGACGAGTGA
- a CDS encoding SixA phosphatase family protein, which produces MQDSPVPAFRLFLLRHARSGWAMPGQRDFDRALDDEGYAEAELTAQAAVDRGLRPDVILCSTAARCRQTAEALCRALGPELDVRHVDQLYSGPTSTYRNLVEAHAHRDSLMLVGHNPMIEELFQQILGAESTAAALGDGYPPAGLAVIDFRARPTPGGIWSASLAMLLVPQPEEAEGR; this is translated from the coding sequence ATGCAAGACAGCCCCGTACCAGCCTTCCGCCTCTTTCTCCTTCGCCACGCCCGTTCAGGCTGGGCCATGCCGGGGCAACGGGATTTTGACCGCGCGCTCGACGACGAGGGATATGCCGAAGCCGAGTTGACCGCGCAGGCCGCTGTCGATCGGGGTCTACGGCCGGATGTGATCCTCTGCTCGACCGCCGCGCGTTGCCGCCAGACTGCCGAAGCGCTCTGCCGCGCCCTCGGCCCAGAGCTCGACGTTCGCCATGTCGACCAGCTCTATAGCGGGCCGACCAGCACCTACAGGAATCTGGTGGAGGCGCATGCGCACCGCGACTCGCTGATGCTTGTCGGGCATAATCCCATGATCGAAGAACTGTTCCAGCAGATCCTTGGCGCGGAATCGACCGCCGCGGCGCTCGGCGACGGCTACCCGCCTGCGGGCCTTGCCGTCATCGATTTCCGGGCACGCCCGACCCCCGGCGGCATCTGGTCGGCTTCGCTCGCCATGCTGCTGGTGCCGCAGCCGGAAGAAGCCGAAGGGCGATGA
- a CDS encoding YcjX family protein has protein sequence MASILTSFKDDALIALDTLADRASGLVNPSVRLGVTGLSRAGKTVFISSLVHNLLNGGRLPLFEPVRSGRVSKIRLEPQPDDAVPRFQYEEHVSALVRDRTWPDSTRAISQLRITLDYESASGWNRMFSPGRLSIDIVDYPGEWLLDLPLLSQDFRQFSEATVQRARSGSRATLSGDWLALASSIGAATTADEGDARRLATSFTAYLKACKEDHRSLSTLPPGRFLMPGDLEGSPALTFSPLTDLPEGRPPKGSPWAMMERRYEAYKTHVVTPFFREHFARLDRQIVLIDALQAINRGPEALRDLEQALADVLACFRQGTNSWMSSFLTRRIDRVLIAATKADHLHHESHDRLERIAARLVARATERIGMSGAGLDVMALASVRATREATVNHDGHVLPVIVGTPIAGERINGEIFDGEKKTAIFPGDLPENPNVLLKETDHPLPELNFVRFRPPHLEETRGGLKLSVPHIRLDRAMQFLLGDRLA, from the coding sequence TTGGCGTCTATCCTCACCAGCTTCAAAGACGATGCACTGATCGCGCTGGATACGCTTGCCGACAGAGCGTCCGGTCTCGTCAACCCCTCGGTCCGGCTCGGGGTTACGGGCCTGTCGAGGGCGGGCAAGACCGTATTCATCTCCTCGCTCGTCCATAATCTTCTGAACGGCGGACGCCTGCCGCTTTTCGAGCCGGTCCGGTCCGGTCGCGTGTCCAAGATACGGCTCGAACCGCAGCCTGACGACGCAGTTCCGCGCTTTCAATACGAAGAGCATGTTTCCGCCCTCGTGCGCGACCGAACTTGGCCGGATTCGACCCGCGCGATTTCGCAATTGCGCATTACGCTTGACTACGAAAGCGCCAGCGGCTGGAACCGGATGTTCTCTCCCGGACGGCTTTCGATCGATATCGTCGACTACCCGGGCGAGTGGCTGCTCGACCTGCCGCTGCTTTCGCAGGATTTCCGACAGTTCAGCGAGGCGACCGTCCAGCGAGCCCGCTCAGGCAGCCGTGCGACCCTGTCGGGCGATTGGCTGGCGCTCGCCTCCTCGATCGGTGCGGCGACGACCGCCGACGAGGGTGACGCCCGCCGGCTTGCGACGAGCTTTACGGCCTATCTCAAGGCATGCAAGGAGGACCACCGGTCGCTGTCGACGCTGCCGCCCGGACGTTTCCTGATGCCCGGCGATCTCGAAGGTTCGCCCGCGCTCACATTTTCGCCGCTCACGGACTTGCCCGAGGGCCGTCCTCCGAAGGGATCGCCCTGGGCGATGATGGAAAGGCGCTACGAAGCCTATAAGACGCATGTGGTGACTCCTTTCTTCCGCGAGCACTTCGCCCGCCTCGACCGGCAGATCGTGCTTATCGACGCCTTGCAGGCCATCAATCGCGGCCCGGAAGCGTTGCGGGATTTGGAGCAAGCGCTCGCTGACGTGCTCGCCTGCTTCCGGCAGGGCACCAATTCCTGGATGTCCTCCTTTCTCACGCGCCGCATCGACCGGGTGCTGATTGCGGCGACGAAGGCCGATCACCTTCATCATGAAAGCCATGACCGCCTCGAGCGTATCGCGGCCCGCCTGGTCGCCCGCGCGACCGAGCGCATCGGCATGAGCGGCGCCGGTCTGGACGTGATGGCGCTCGCCTCCGTCCGGGCCACGCGCGAGGCGACGGTGAACCATGACGGCCATGTCCTGCCGGTGATCGTCGGCACGCCGATCGCCGGCGAGCGGATCAATGGTGAGATCTTCGACGGCGAGAAGAAAACAGCGATATTTCCCGGAGACTTGCCGGAAAACCCTAATGTTCTGCTCAAGGAGACGGATCACCCGCTTCCAGAGCTCAATTTCGTTCGCTTCCGCCCGCCGCATCTCGAGGAGACGCGCGGCGGCTTGAAGCTCTCCGTACCGCATATACGGCTCGACCGGGCCATGCAGTTCCTGCTTGGAGATCGCCTCGCATGA
- a CDS encoding YcjF family protein, giving the protein MSDEINHRHRKPTAFPVEQEVRQTPPEPGRRSPSSFDDKVVMTPDAEDPFIQTTVAEALTPPEARPPRRRFSFGKVAAGATAILVSLALGLWIDRLVRDLFSRTDWLGYAAVTVVAVGAIAFLIVVARELAGMMQLTAIQTLKTDVAQAAASGNAKAARAAISRLAHLLAANPRTARGRARLTETEGDIIDAPHLVELAERELLTPLDRDARRIILSASKRVSIVTAVSPRALVDIGYVLYESARMIRAMAELYGGHPGTLGLLRLMRDVIAHLAVTGSIAVGDSLVQQVLGHGLASKLSARLGEGVINGLMTARIGIAAMDLCRPMPFRALKRPGIGDFLADLTPGTSRTEGAPGL; this is encoded by the coding sequence ATGAGTGACGAAATCAACCATCGCCACCGCAAGCCGACCGCCTTTCCGGTCGAGCAGGAGGTGCGCCAGACCCCACCTGAGCCTGGACGGCGCTCCCCGTCGAGCTTCGACGACAAGGTGGTCATGACGCCCGATGCGGAGGATCCCTTCATCCAGACCACCGTCGCCGAGGCGCTCACCCCACCCGAGGCACGCCCGCCCCGGCGCCGATTCTCCTTCGGCAAGGTGGCGGCCGGCGCGACCGCGATACTCGTTTCGCTCGCCCTCGGGCTCTGGATCGACCGGCTCGTCCGCGATCTCTTCTCGCGCACCGATTGGCTGGGCTATGCGGCAGTCACGGTCGTCGCGGTCGGCGCCATCGCCTTCCTGATCGTCGTCGCCCGCGAGCTTGCCGGTATGATGCAACTGACGGCGATCCAGACATTGAAAACGGATGTCGCTCAGGCTGCGGCGTCGGGCAACGCCAAGGCGGCGCGAGCCGCGATTTCGAGGCTTGCCCACCTGCTTGCCGCCAATCCCCGGACGGCAAGGGGCCGGGCGCGGCTTACTGAGACCGAAGGAGACATCATCGACGCGCCGCATCTCGTCGAACTGGCCGAGCGCGAGTTGCTCACGCCGCTCGATCGCGACGCCCGCCGGATCATCCTTTCGGCGTCGAAGCGGGTCTCGATCGTCACGGCCGTCAGCCCACGCGCGCTCGTCGACATCGGCTATGTCCTTTACGAATCGGCCCGGATGATCCGCGCGATGGCGGAGCTTTACGGAGGCCATCCCGGCACGCTCGGCCTCTTGAGACTGATGCGCGACGTCATCGCCCATCTGGCCGTCACCGGCTCGATTGCCGTCGGCGACAGTCTCGTGCAACAGGTACTCGGCCACGGCCTCGCTTCAAAGCTTTCCGCCCGGCTCGGCGAAGGGGTGATCAACGGCCTGATGACGGCCCGGATCGGTATCGCTGCGATGGACCTTTGCCGCCCCATGCCGTTCCGCGCACTGAAACGTCCGGGCATCGGCGACTTCCTGGCCGATTTGACGCCGGGCACGTCACGAACAGAAGGCGCACCCGGCCTTTGA
- the folK gene encoding 2-amino-4-hydroxy-6-hydroxymethyldihydropteridine diphosphokinase: MSPNKVWRRAALGLGGNLGDPRGAMAEALTALNRRQDCRITAVSRLYRTPPWGKTDQDWFFNACAEVETTLDPETLLETCLEIERRMKRVRKERWGPRTIDIDVLTFEGARSTSDTLELPHPRMTERGFVLMPLADFAADLEVQGRTVREWLADADVQGIEVADDSATWWRSHD, encoded by the coding sequence ATGTCGCCGAATAAGGTCTGGCGCCGTGCAGCACTCGGTCTTGGCGGCAATCTCGGCGATCCGCGCGGGGCCATGGCGGAGGCCCTGACGGCGCTCAACCGGCGACAGGACTGCCGCATAACCGCGGTGTCGCGGCTCTACCGCACGCCGCCCTGGGGCAAGACGGACCAGGACTGGTTTTTCAACGCCTGCGCGGAAGTCGAGACGACGCTCGATCCGGAAACATTGCTGGAGACCTGCCTCGAAATCGAGCGACGGATGAAGAGGGTCCGCAAGGAACGCTGGGGCCCGCGCACGATTGATATCGACGTCCTGACCTTCGAGGGCGCACGTTCCACAAGCGACACGCTGGAACTGCCACACCCGCGCATGACCGAACGCGGCTTCGTCCTGATGCCGCTTGCCGACTTTGCGGCGGATCTCGAGGTGCAGGGCCGGACCGTGAGAGAGTGGCTCGCCGATGCCGACGTCCAAGGAATCGAGGTCGCCGACGATAGCGCGACCTGGTGGCGCTCGCACGATTGA
- the folB gene encoding dihydroneopterin aldolase: MTATYMITLKNCAFFARHGVLDEEEFLGQRFFVDAELEVEQGTALMEDCIDDTVHYGIAFAEIERIVTGRRRYLIEALALEVAKTLCARFNQVRRAKVSIRKPNAPVPGILDYVEVTVEHVAE; encoded by the coding sequence ATGACTGCAACCTACATGATCACCCTGAAGAACTGCGCCTTCTTCGCCCGCCATGGCGTGCTCGACGAGGAAGAGTTCCTGGGACAGCGCTTCTTCGTCGATGCGGAGCTCGAAGTGGAGCAGGGCACTGCGCTGATGGAGGATTGCATCGACGACACCGTACATTATGGCATCGCCTTTGCGGAGATCGAGCGGATCGTCACCGGGCGGAGGCGCTACCTGATCGAGGCGTTGGCGCTGGAGGTCGCAAAAACGCTCTGTGCGCGCTTCAATCAGGTCAGGCGGGCGAAGGTCTCCATCCGCAAGCCGAATGCGCCGGTTCCGGGCATTCTGGATTATGTCGAGGTCACGGTCGAGCATGTCGCCGAATAA
- the folP gene encoding dihydropteroate synthase, whose amino-acid sequence MTDNPFQSFYWKLAHGRILELGRRGVLMAIINVTPDSFSDGGRHMQAEAAVTAALRAVEEGAAILDIGGESTRPDAEPVSAEEEQARILPVIASLGRQSDAIISVDTYRAETARLAVGAGAHIVNDVHGLQREPAIAGVAAETGAGLCIMHTGRDRQKLADVIEDQFHFLNRSLEIAAGAGIRREQIVLDPGFGFAKDAEENLQLMARFGDLHRFGLPILVGTSRKRFIGAVTGRDPEARDAGTAATTALLRVAGAAIFRVHDVAINRDALLVADAMLERDEQKCARFSARVPL is encoded by the coding sequence ATGACCGATAATCCATTTCAGAGCTTCTATTGGAAGCTGGCGCATGGGCGCATTCTCGAGCTCGGACGGCGAGGCGTCTTGATGGCGATCATCAATGTGACGCCGGATTCCTTTTCTGACGGCGGCCGTCACATGCAGGCCGAGGCCGCCGTTACCGCTGCGCTGAGAGCGGTGGAGGAGGGGGCGGCGATCCTCGATATCGGCGGCGAATCGACCCGTCCGGATGCGGAACCGGTCAGCGCCGAAGAGGAGCAGGCGCGTATCCTTCCGGTCATCGCCTCCCTGGGGCGCCAGTCCGATGCGATCATTTCCGTCGACACCTACCGCGCAGAGACGGCCCGGCTTGCTGTGGGGGCCGGCGCGCACATCGTCAATGACGTGCATGGCCTGCAGCGGGAACCGGCGATCGCCGGTGTGGCGGCGGAAACGGGTGCGGGGCTTTGCATCATGCATACGGGCCGCGACCGCCAGAAATTGGCGGATGTGATCGAGGATCAGTTTCACTTCCTGAACCGGTCCCTGGAGATTGCCGCCGGCGCAGGAATACGGCGCGAGCAGATCGTGCTTGATCCCGGCTTCGGCTTTGCCAAGGACGCGGAGGAAAATCTGCAACTGATGGCGCGTTTTGGCGACTTGCATCGCTTCGGGCTGCCGATCCTTGTGGGAACGTCCCGCAAGCGCTTCATCGGCGCGGTGACGGGGCGGGACCCGGAGGCCCGCGATGCCGGCACCGCCGCAACGACCGCGCTTCTGCGGGTCGCGGGCGCCGCGATTTTTCGGGTACACGATGTCGCAATCAACAGGGATGCGCTGTTGGTCGCCGATGCTATGCTGGAGCGGGATGAGCAAAAGTGCGCGCGGTTTTCCGCCCGCGTCCCGCTATAA
- a CDS encoding DUF922 domain-containing Zn-dependent protease → MSRAPVSMKAALVAFFVGFPLGSAVAETAISKSISYFSIGGRTAAELDKALSATGPLMTSTGSRHPGATRIKFGGTVTYVSRNGRCAVGSARVTLNTRIILPRWKHRRQANPDLALVWDTLAADIKRHEERHAEIARLHARRMEKALLTLRPEADCARMQARVADVSAKEVEIHDKDQARFDRTEAANFDRRMVRLLQYRLERLKKAQD, encoded by the coding sequence ATGTCCCGAGCGCCCGTTTCGATGAAAGCCGCACTCGTTGCATTTTTCGTCGGCTTCCCGCTTGGCAGCGCCGTGGCTGAGACCGCGATCAGCAAGAGTATCTCTTATTTTTCGATCGGCGGACGCACGGCGGCAGAACTCGACAAGGCGCTCTCCGCCACCGGTCCCTTGATGACGAGTACCGGCTCGCGCCACCCGGGCGCGACGCGCATCAAGTTCGGCGGTACGGTAACCTATGTCAGCCGCAACGGCCGGTGCGCCGTCGGCTCGGCGCGCGTGACGCTCAACACGCGTATCATCTTGCCGCGCTGGAAACACCGCAGGCAGGCCAACCCCGATCTGGCGCTGGTATGGGATACTTTGGCCGCCGACATAAAGCGGCATGAGGAGCGCCATGCCGAGATCGCGCGCCTCCATGCGCGCCGGATGGAGAAGGCCTTGCTGACGCTCAGGCCGGAGGCCGATTGCGCACGGATGCAGGCCCGCGTTGCCGACGTCAGCGCCAAGGAAGTCGAGATCCATGACAAGGATCAGGCGCGCTTCGACCGCACCGAGGCCGCAAATTTCGACCGCCGGATGGTTCGGTTGCTGCAATATCGCCTGGAAAGGCTGAAAAAGGCCCAGGATTAG
- a CDS encoding 2Fe-2S iron-sulfur cluster-binding protein, producing the protein MTKLTIVVFDGTRHELDVENGTTVMENAVRNSVPGIEAECGGACACATCHVYVDEDWAAVVGAPEAMEEDMLDFAYDVRPTSRLSCQIKMSEALDGLIVHVPERQA; encoded by the coding sequence ATGACAAAACTTACGATCGTAGTCTTTGACGGCACGCGCCATGAACTCGATGTCGAGAACGGCACCACGGTCATGGAGAATGCGGTTCGCAATTCGGTGCCGGGTATCGAGGCCGAATGCGGCGGCGCCTGCGCCTGCGCCACCTGTCATGTCTATGTCGACGAGGATTGGGCAGCGGTGGTCGGCGCTCCGGAAGCAATGGAGGAGGACATGCTGGATTTTGCCTATGACGTGCGGCCGACATCGCGTCTGTCCTGTCAAATCAAGATGAGCGAAGCGCTGGATGGGCTGATCGTTCATGTGCCGGAGCGCCAGGCTTAG
- a CDS encoding Hpt domain-containing protein produces the protein MAALKIAFDTPDHPGSSASIAGMPIDFAHIERQTMGDKGLEMEVLQLFARQARQAMAEIAGGEAEVCREAAHRLKGAALAVGAARVADAAAALEGQPTDTSLRGAVGRAVLETELFILKLCR, from the coding sequence ATGGCGGCACTCAAAATAGCTTTCGACACACCGGATCATCCCGGAAGTTCGGCTTCTATCGCAGGTATGCCGATCGATTTCGCTCATATTGAGCGGCAAACGATGGGGGACAAGGGGCTTGAGATGGAAGTCCTCCAGCTCTTTGCCCGCCAGGCGCGCCAGGCAATGGCCGAAATCGCCGGAGGAGAGGCGGAGGTGTGCCGCGAGGCTGCGCACCGGCTGAAAGGCGCGGCGCTCGCGGTGGGGGCGGCCCGCGTCGCCGATGCCGCAGCCGCCCTCGAGGGACAGCCGACGGATACAAGCCTGCGCGGTGCGGTTGGCCGCGCTGTGCTCGAAACCGAGCTTTTCATCTTGAAACTTTGTCGCTAG